In Hydra vulgaris chromosome 06, alternate assembly HydraT2T_AEP, a genomic segment contains:
- the LOC136081560 gene encoding uncharacterized protein LOC136081560 yields MRAKIEEKDRYAALVLKEEGYSIRQIAEKLGRSHSCIINIIQRYKETRSNNDRPRTERNKISNDRDVRSLVRLMKENRQASSTDLSTKWTLSNGLKASPRTMAAVNSENKKTFIEPSTATNLNVTTDSITQNFVVYNDDTPNAGAKNGAHQEMLVVFE; encoded by the exons atgcGTGCAAAAATCGAAGAAAAAGACAGATACGCGGCTCTTGTATTAAAAGAAGAAGGCTATAGCATCAGACAAATAGCAGAAAAGCTCGGAAGATCTCACTCTTGCATTATTAACATAATTCAACGATACAAAGAGACCCGGTCAAATAATGATCGTCCTAGGACTGAAcgcaataaaatttcaaatgaccGTGATGTTCGCTCGTTAGTGAgattaatgaaagaaaacagACAAGCATCATCTACAGACTTGTCTACAAAATGGACACTGTCAAATGGTCTGAAAGCAAGCCCTAGAACT atggCTGCGGTTAACagcgaaaataaaaagacttttattGAGCCGTCGACAGCGACCAATCTCAATGTGACCACTGACAGCATAACTCaaaattttgttgtatataatGATGATACTCCAAATGCTGGTGCAAAAAATGGTGCTCATCAAGAGATGCTTGTTGTATTTGAATGA